In Rhodanobacter humi, the genomic stretch GCGCTGCGCGTGCGGGGTGGCGACGATGCCGCGCTCGCTGCCCAGCCACGCCAGCACGGCCGCATGCTCCAGCGGTGCGGCCGCGTCGAAATCGCGCGCGAACTGCTGCTGTATCAGCTGGCGCGACAGTGCCGCCGAAGCGGGGCAGGTGGAGGAGTACGTCACTTCCGTGCCCAGCTCCAGGCGGAAGCCGTCGCTGTCCAGACGGGCGTCGATGAACACCGGGTAGGCGCGCCAGCCCGCATGGCCGCTGCGCAGTGCGGCGCGGCGCACGAGCAGGTCGAAGCGCAGGCTCACGCGGGCACGCCGGGCCAGGCCTTGCTGCGAGACGAGGAAGGCGCGCAGCAGGGATTCGAGCAGCGGCGCATCCAGCGGTCGTGCGGCCAGGTATTCGTCCGCCAGCAGGTACAGGCGCGACATGTGGATGCCGCGCCGATCGGGCTGCCCGAGATCGACGAAGGCGCCGACCTTGGCGCTGGCGCGCTGCACGTCGCCGTTGCCGGCGTCGAAGTGCACCGGCATCTCGATGCCGTCCATGCCCACCCAGTCCAGGACGCCACCCGGATGCAAATGGGCATGGGTGGCGACGTCGGGCAGCGGGCTCGCGCGCTCGCCCGTGGCCGCGGAGTCGTGCCGGCTGTCGGCCTCAGGGTGTGTTTCGCCGCGTGCCACGCAACTGCTCCACCGCCGCAGCGGCGTTCACCTGCAGCAAACCGTCGGACACCTTGCTGCTGTCCAGCAGCAGGGCACGGACCCTGTGCGCGTCGAGTTCCGGGGCGAGCGCGAGCAGCAAGGCGACGATGCCGCTCACGTGCGCGGCGGCCATGGACGAGCCGGTGGTGAAGTCATAGCCGTCGCCGGGCTGGGTGGTGAGGATGTCCGTCCCCGGTGCGCTCAGTACGCCGGGCGGAGCCATCGCGGCGTCGGCGACGCGCACCACGATGACGCCCGGCACGTCGTTGGGGAAGCCGTCGGGTTTGCCGTCCGGTGGCATGGCCGCCACCACGATGCGACCCTGGTCGAGCAGCTGCGCCAGCAACATGCGCAGCAACGGATCGGCCGGGCCGCCGAGGCTCAGATTGACGATGCGCACCCGGGTATCGAGGATCGCCGCCAGCGCCTTGGCCAGGGTGAAGGAGTTGCAGCGCGCGCCAGCGCCCGCCGCCGGCGGATACCAGCAGGCCTTGTAGATGCTGAGCGTTGCCTCGGGGGCGATGCCGACGATGCCCTGGCGGTTGTTGCCGTCGGCGGCGACGATGCCGGCCACTT encodes the following:
- the folE2 gene encoding GTP cyclohydrolase FolE2 — translated: MPDVATHAHLHPGGVLDWVGMDGIEMPVHFDAGNGDVQRASAKVGAFVDLGQPDRRGIHMSRLYLLADEYLAARPLDAPLLESLLRAFLVSQQGLARRARVSLRFDLLVRRAALRSGHAGWRAYPVFIDARLDSDGFRLELGTEVTYSSTCPASAALSRQLIQQQFARDFDAAAPLEHAAVLAWLGSERGIVATPHAQRSVARLAVRFVDGAPLKLIALIDRVEQALGTPVQTAVKREDEQAFARANGANPMFCEDAARRIQHALDDDDTIADFHVRLEHRESLHPHDAVAQASKSMPGKARRDRRSAIELADHV